The DNA segment TCGCGTCGAGGTGGTCGGACCGCGCGTTTCCGGCGAGCTTCTCGCTTATGGCATGCTCGGACTGATGCTCGCGATCGTCGGCATCCTGATCTATCTCTGGTTCCGCTTCGAGTGGCAGTTCGCGTTGGGCGCCATGATCGCCAACGTGCACGATATCGTGCTGACGATCGGTTTCATGTCGATCTCTCAGGTCGACTTTGACCTGACCAGCATCGCCGCGCTTTTGACCATTCTCGGCTATTCGCTGAACGATACCGTCGTCATTTACGACCGCATCCGTGAAATGCTGCGGCGTTACAAGAAAATGCCGATGCCGGAACTGCTCAACGAGTCCATCAATTCGACATTGTCGCGCTCGATCATTACCCACGTCACGGTGACGCTGGCCTTGCTCGCGCTGCTTCTGTTCGGCGGCAATGCGATCCACAGCTTTACGGCCGTGATGATGTTCGGCGTCGTGCTGGTCGGCACCTATACGTCGATCTTCATCGCCGCGCCGATCCTGATCTATCTCGGCGTTGGCACCAACCGCGCCGACGCTCCGGATACGCCTGCGAAGAAGTAACAGCCATGACAGACCGCTCGGATGCACCACATCTTCCGAGATCGGCGCCGATCGATGCCTATGGCAAGGGCGGCTTCGCTTTTGCCGACATGTCGCATCGGGGCTCGCTGTTGTGCTTGCCGGATGCGATTTGGGCCTGGCCTGTAACGAGAGTGTCCGAAATCGACGAGCACACGCTGTCACGCGTATTCGCGGCGGCCAATAGAATCGACACGTTGATTATCGGAACCGGAACAGAGGTCTGGGTTGCGCCCAACCGGCTGCGCGAGGCGCTTCGCGCCGTTCATGTCGGTCTCGATTCCATGCAGACGGGACCCGCCATCCGCACCTACAACATCATGATGGGCGAGCGGCGGCGCGTGGCTGCGGCCCTGATCGCCGTGTCATGAACGCCGCTGAGGACAAGAACGCGGCCGATCATTGCGCCGGGCTGGTACGGACGCACGACTTTGTCCGCTACGCGTCAACGCTGTTTTTGCCGACGCCGGAACGCCGGGCGTTACTGGCGCTCTATGCTTTCAATGTCGAGATTTGCCGCGTTCCTGCCCAGGTGAGCCAGCCGCTGCCGGGCGAAATAAGGCTGCAATGGTGGCGGGACATGCTGGCGGGCCAGGGCCACGGCGGCGTCGAGGGTAATCCCGTCGCCGCCGAAATACTGCTGGCGATCCGCAGCCACCACTTGCCGGTCGAACGGCTCTCGCGGCTGATCGAGGAGCACCAGTTCGATCTCTACAACGATCCGATGCCGACCATGTCGGCCCTGGAAGGCTATCTCAACGACACGGTGGCGGCGCTGTTTTCGCTGGCTGCGGCGATGATGGGGCCTGCCTCCTCGGAGGTCGAACACCTGGCGCGCCATGCGGGCCTGGCGCAGGGGATGGTGCAGGTTATGGCCTCGCTGCCACTTGACGCGTCCCAGCGCCGTTTGTTCGTCCCGCGGCAAGTGCTGGCCAAACATGGTTGTGATCTTGAAGACGTCTTTGCTGGCAAGCAAACGCCGGCGCTGCGTCTAGCCCTGGACGACATCCTGAACGACGCACGCCGTCATCTCGACACAGCCTATGGGCTTCTGGGCTCGGTTGCGCCTGACGTCCGGCCTGCTTTTCTTTCTTTGGCGCAGACCAAGCACGATCTTGCCATGTTGAAGCGGGCCGATAACGACCCCTTTGTGGTGCGGCCGGCATCTCGCTTCAAGACACTTTGGACGCTATGGCGCGCGTCGCGCTCGCGCGCTTTCGTCGGCTGATCGATTCAGATCCGTCGCTTCGAAGTTGAAGCGGTCGCGGAAATTTTTTCGGGATTCAAGAATAGCTTGCAAGAAGGCCCGGTCGGGCTCGTTCGTGATCATGGTCTCGATCAGATCGAGCTGATTGGTCGCGACCAGTTGCAAAAATTCGATGCGCGGTTTTCCGCTGGCGTCGCGCGGTAGCGCCTTGACGATCTGGATATGCTCCGGCGGTTTCGGACCTCCGGCCGCGGAAAGATCGCCCTTTAACTTGGCCTCGAGAGATGCCTGGTCGGATTCGACGAACGCGTAGAGACCGACGCCGACGCGGCGATCGGGGAAGGCAACGATCGCAGCGTCCCGCACGGCCGGATTTTTCCGGATTTCCTCGACGAGCACTGGCGCGTCATTGACGAGACGCCTTCCACCGCCCTCACGATCGGTGAAATTGAACAGGCCGCGGGTGATGGCTTGATAGACCTTCTTGCCCGTCATCAGCCAGAGGCTTGCCGCCAACGACTTGCGCGCAAGGATCTGGAGCTCCTTCGGCGTCAGCGCCGCCGGCGCGTAGCTGCGTTTGTGCTTCAGGAGATGCCGGATGTCTTCATAGGCCAGGATGCGAAACAGGCGGCTGCGCCGCTTGAAGCAGGCGGCAAGCTGAAAGTCGGTGAGATAGGCGCGGCCGTCGCGTCCGACCAGCCAGTTCTGTTCCTTGGCGAGATCGTTATGGCAGACGCCCGCGCGATGCAGGCGTCGCAGCGCTTGCTTGGCCGAACGGAAATAGGCGACGTTGCCGGCCGGCTTGACCAGATGCAACGCCACGCCGTCGATGAAACCGCGGACCAAGGCCTGCCGGCCGCCCCAAAGCAACGTCGGTCCGACATCAAGGCCTCGCGCCACCGCCAAAGCATGCCGTTCGCGCCGGAACAAATGTCCCGCGAGCAAATAGGACCACCACGGCACCTGGTCGATCCGGCGCAGGATCGCGTCGACTTCACCATCGGCTGTGCGGAATCGGCCGCGCTCGACGGACGAGAACACGTCGCGCTTGAGAAGAACGCCTTCGGTCCACTGCGCCGACAGGATCGCTGCGTCATCTCTTGGTAAGCCCATGATGGTCACGCTGCTGCGGCGAGCCGTAAGTGATCGGCAATCCAGCGATCGATATCGCTCAAGGCGCGTGCACTTAGCGCCTGGCGTTTGGCGATCGCCTTTTCGTTGCCGCGCAGGCGCGTTCCGTCCGCCTTCCGCGTCGGCGGGTTGGCCAGCGGCGGAAACAGTCCGAAATTGACGTTCATCGGCTGGAACGAGCGCGGGCCGTTGTCGATCGTCTCGATGTGGCCGCCGGTGATGTGGCCGAGCAACGATCCCAAGGCGGTAGTCGGCGGTGGCGGCGGCAGCTCACGACCTCGCGCTTCGGCCGCCGCATAAAGACCCGCGATCAGGCCGATGCCGGCGGACTCCACATAGCCTTCGCAGCCCGTCATCTGGCCAGCGAAGCGCAGGCGTGGCGCGGCCTTCAGGCGCAGTTGCGGATCGAGCAGTTTCGGTGAATTGAGGAAGGTGTTGCGATGCAGACCGCCAAGGCGCGCGAATTCGGCGTTCTCAAGTCCGGGAATCATCCGGATGATGCGCTGCTGCGCGCCGTACTTCAGCTTGGTCTGGAAGCCCACCATGTTGTAGAGCGTGCCGAGCTTGTTGTCCTGTCGCAGCTGCACGATCGCGTAGGCCTTCACGGTCGGATTGTGCGGATTGGTCAGCCCGACGGGCTTCATCGGGCCGTGACGCAGCGTCTCGACGCCACGCTCGGCCATCACCTCAATCGGAAGACATCCGTCGAAATAGGGTGTGTTGGTTTCCCAGTCCTTGAAGTCGGTCTTCTCGCCCGCAATCAGCTCCGCGACGAACGCGTCGTACTGATCCTTTGTCATCGGACAGTTGATGTAGTCGGCGCCGGTGCCGCCTGGGCCAACCTTGTCATAGCGCGACTGAAACCACGCGCTGGACATGTCGATGCTGTCGCGATGCACGATCGGCGCAATCGCGTCGAAAAACGCCAGCGCGTTCTCGTCCGTCAACGCACGGATCGCCTCCGCCAGCGGCGCCGAGGTGAGGGGGCCGGTCGCGACGATGACATTGCCCCAGTCCTCGGGCGGCAAGCCTTCGACCTCGCCGCGTCGAAGTTCGATCAGCGGGTGGTCTTCCAACGTCTTGGTGACGGCGGCCGAAAAGCCGTCGCGGTCAACCGCGAGCGCCCCACCGGCCGGGACCTGGTTCGCGTCCGCCGCCCGCATGACCAGCGATCCAAGCCGGCGCATTTCGGCATGCAGCAAGCCGACCGCGTTGTTGGCTGCATCGTCGGAGCGGAACGAATTCGAACAGACGAGCTCGGCAAAGCCCTCCGTCCGATGGGCCTCCGTCATCCGATGCGGGCGCATCTCATGGAGGACGACGCGTACGCCCGCATTCGCCGCCTGCCAGGCCGCTTCCGAGCCGGCAAGACCGCCGCCGATGATGTGAATAGGTTCCGATGAGGGGGTGCCTGTCATGCGGCACAGGTAGCGCGTTTCGCAAGCGAGTGGAATGTGCGCATCGATAGATACGACAACGCCCGCCATGAGGCGGGCGCTATCGGCTTTGAAGTCGGCGGCTGAGATCAGCCGTTGTAGTTGCCGGCCGCAACGCGCGGAATGTCCGAGCGGTCGAGGCCAATGTCGGCCAGTTCCCGATCGCTGAGCTGGGACAGCTCCGCAACGTTACGCTGATAGTCGCGGAACGCCTGGATCATTCGGATGAGCGAGAGCAGCATGGTAGTCTCCTTGAATTCTTGATTCAGCTCTTAAGTTCCCGCTGAATCGTCGAGGAGAATATAGAGGTCCATGCCGCAGCGCAGAAGTCAAAATGCTGCGATGCAGCTAATCTTTCTGTGCATAGCTAAGTAAGGATTGATTAACGGTTCGGCTTATGGCGAGCCCAGCGTGGGCCGCGAAAGGTGGGCTGTGTGGTAGCCGATTCGATCAAGAAGCCGATCTTTAGAGGTAAAACCGGCTACCTTGGCCAGTTTTCCTGACTAAATATCATCCTACGTATGCATGCCCCATGTGCATGCCAATAACTGAACAAATAATCACTTCATTGTTGCCAGCTTAAGGGGCGCGGGCGAGCTGAGTCGCGAAATAGGCAACGGTCTTGGCGTAGACGTCGCTTTTGTTCCATTCTTGGAGGGCTGGGAAATTCGGGCTGCCGGGCTGCCAATCCTTGCCCTTTTGCCAACCGTGGTTTTGCAGAAAATTGGCTGTGGAGGCGAGAACGTCCGCGGGGCTCTTCAGGAGGTCGCGGCGGCCATTGGAGTCAAAATCGACGGCGAACTTGATGTAGTTGGACGGCATGAACTGGGTCTGACCGATTTCGCCGGCCCAGGCGCCGCGCATTTCGGCGGGCGTTAGATCGCCGCGGTCGATGATGCGAAGCGCATCGAGCAGTTCGCCGCGGAACATCTCGGCTCTGCGGCAGTCATAGGCCAAGGTCGCCAATGAACGCAGTGTCGGAAACTTTCCGATGTTGACGCCGAAGTCGGTCTCGAGGCCCCAGATCGCCACCAGCACTTCGCCGGGCACGCCATAGGTATCTTCGATGCGTGACAGCACCGATCCGTACTGCTTCAGCATGTTGGCGCCGCGTGTCAGGCGCGGCGGCACCATGCGGCCGGAGAATTCCTCAAAACTCTGGCTGAAGACTTTCTGCGAGTGGTCGCGCGAAAGGACGCTCTGATCGAGGGTGATGCCGTTCAGGCCGGACGCAATAGTCGACGGCGAGATCCCCTTCGAGGCGGCCTCGGCCTTGAAGTCGTCCAGCCAGCCCTGGAAGTTGCCGGCCCCGCACGGCACTGCTGCGCTTGCCACCGTCGATACGACCAGGCCGAGGCCGATCGCCAGGGCGCAACCGAAAAACCGCTGATATCGCAACTGAATCGCCTTCCACGCTGGATAAGGGATGGGCGATATGTCAGGCGCAACCGCGGCTAAAACAAGGCTTGCGCTGTATCGCGACAGAACGAGTGACGGACTGCCGGTGAAGCGTCAACCGGCAATCCGATCACTTTCTAACAAGCGCCTGTCCTGCCGATCAAGCACCGTCCTTGCGCCGCCAGGGGAACAGGTTGGCCGGGAAATCGGCCGCTGGCCGCTTTTCGCGCGGCGGCCGGGGCGTGACAGGACGCAGATTCGGATCCGGCGCAATCACTTTGCGATAGAGATGCCAGGTCGCGTGACCGAGCAGCGGGACAACGACGGCGAGCCCGAGGAATAGCGGGATCGATCCCGCCACCAGCAACGCGGCCACGATCAAGCCCCAGGCCGCCATGGTCATGGGATTGGCGGCGACGACGCGGAGCGACGTCACCATCGCCTCGCCGGCGCTGGCGTGCCGATCCAGCATCAGCGGGAAGGAGACCACGCTGATGCATAACGCTACGAGCGCGAACAGAAAGCCGACGCCGCATCCGACCACGATCAGCCACCATCCCTGTGGTGTGGTCAGGACGCGCCGGGCAAAGTCCGAAATTCCAGCGACGCCCTCGTAGCCGAATGTCGCCACGTAGATAGCCTGCGCAACCGCGATCCAGACCACGAACAAGGCCAGCAGCAGCGTACCAACGCCGAGCATGGCGCCGAATGACGGTGACGAGAAAACGTCGAGCGCATCCCAGGCGGAAGCATTCATGCCGAGTTCGCGCCGGCGGCTGAGTTCGTAGAGGCCAAGCGCTGCAAACGGGCCGAGCAGGGCAAAGCCCGCCGCCAAGGGAAACAGCAGCGGCAGGACCGAGTAGCCCATCACCGCGCGGGCGAGGCCCAGGCCGAGGACCGGATAGATCACGCAGAGGATGATCGCGTGGCTCGGGACTTCCTTGAAATCTTCCCAGCCGCGCCGCAACGCGTCGTGCAGATCGGACATTCCGATCCGGCGGATGACGGGACCCGTGGTGTCTTGCGCTGGCTGAGCCAGCGAAGGGGCATTGCCTTGAGAAGGGGCATTGCCTTGATATGGAGTGGCCATGGTCGCTATCTCCCGTGACGCGGCAGGCCGCATTCAGCGTCAAAAAAATGACGCTCGGGGCTGTCCGCAAAAACGATCGCGATCAGGCTAGACGCGAAGAAAACCGGGATGGCCATGTCGCGAACTGATGACACCATGCTACTCCGATTTGCTCGCGTTGTCTCTCACGCTTGGGTGACGCCAGCTGGCAACATAGGCTCGCAAACATTCGCCTTAATTTGAATGGTTTTGCTGTCGCTTCGGCGGCGCAAGAGAGGACGATCACGTGAACATTGCCAGGCGGGTCATGAAGGCGGCGGCAATCGCTGTGTTCTTTTGCGTCGCGCCGGCGGGAACGGCCGTGGCGGCGTTGACCCATCCGCAGCCGCTGTTTCCTTATCATGCGGAGTACGGGCGGCTTTCGCTCCATTCTGACCGGCCGTTTGATGCCGGGCGCGCCAATCAAATTCTCGCCGATGTTGAGCGCCGCCTGTCGCGCTCTTCGCTGAATGACGACAACGCGCACCGGATTTTCATTATCAGTTCCGAATGGCGGCGCCGCGCTCTGTTGCTCTGGAATGCCGGTGCGGCAGGCGTCAATTACTATCCGCTAACGCGCAATGTTTTCCTGGCCCGGGCAAACATCGACCGCGATCGCGTGATGACGTCAACCGGAGAGCCAAAGTCCCCGCCGCGTACGCTCGGCTATTACGCTGCGCACGAAATCGCCCACACTCTGATCAAGGAGCAACTGACGCCGTTGCAGCAGTTGAAGCTGCCGCGGTGGATCAACGAGGGGCTGGCCGACGATATCGGCTTCGGCGACGATGCCGATATCGAAGGCCTCATCCAGCGTCTGCAAGCCGGCGACCCCGACCTCGATCCGGCCCGTTCCGGCTACTACGACCGCTACAGGCTCCTGGTCGGCTATGTGATGAAGCACAGGGGCTGGGTACCTGGGGGACTCATTGCGTCCTGCATGCCGCAGAGCGAAGCGGAGGGGGAGCTCGCCGCAGATCGTGGGCGCGTGCGGTAGAGCCGGGTGCTTCACGCGGGTCTTTCATGTCATTCCGCCGTCATTGCGCCGTAGTTCAGTCAAACGGTCGCGGGTCATCTGCATTGGCAAGGTTTGCCGGGCGGACTAGGCTCGCGTTACCGGCTGGGGTGCTGCCGGCATTGAGGATAACCTTCACGTCTTCACACGGATCTTACGATTCATCAGGGAGTGAGCGATGAGCATTTTCGGAAAAATCATGAGCGCGATCTTCGGCACCTCGGCCAGTGCGACCCCCGCAAGCGGTGGGGCCACCGCGACCGCCTCGGGCGGCGGAGCTGCATCATCGGCCAGCGCGTCCGCGACGCCTGCCGCGACCGTCGACGTCGCGCCGATCCTGGACAAGGCTGTCGCAGCCAAGCACGAGAAGCTGGAATGGCGCACGTCGATCGTCGACCTGATGAAGGCGCTCGACATCGATTCAAGTCTGTCCGCGCGCAAGGATCTCGCCCATGAACTCGGCTACACCGGCGACACCAACGATTCCGCGACCATGAATATCTGGCTGCACAAGCAGGTGATGGCCAAGCTCGCCGCGAACGGCGGCAAATTGCCGTCCGACGTCAAATGGTGAGCTGATTTTCATATCGTGGCAAAGGCCCGCGACAAGCGGGCCTTTTTCATGCCGTTTTGCGGCGGATGCGGCTTGCCGGGCCGGACGGTTGAGCGATAGATAGCTCCCAATATCAAGAACAAATCGGAGCACGCGAATGGATACCGTCGATCGCAGGACCCTTCTGACCACAGGCGCGCTGGCGCTGGCGGGAACGACGGCTGCGAGCCGTTCGGCCGACGCCCAGTCGGGACCGAAGCCGGTTTTCGATGTGCCCGCCGTGACCATCCCGATCGCGGGTGAGAAAGAGGTCTTTCCGGTTCGCCGCATCTATTGCATCGGGCGCAATTACGCGGCGCATGCGATCGAACGCGGCTCCGATCCGACCCGCGAACCGCCGTTCTTCTTCCAGAAACCGACCGACGCGATCCAGTTTGTCGCGCCGGGCGCGGTAGCCGATCATCCCTATCCTTCGCTCACCAAAAACTATCACCACGAAGTCGAACTCGTGGCGGCGCTGAAATCCGGCGGCACCAACATCGCGCCGGAGAAGGCGCTTGAGCACGTCTATGGCTACGCGCTCGGCCTCGACATGACGCGGCGCGATCTTCAGAACGGCATGGCGGCCGAGAAGAAGCCGTGGGAGATCGGCAAGAGTTTTGACCATGCGGCCGTGATCGGGCCGATCCACCCGGTCAGCAAGACCGGTCACTTCACCAAGGGCGCGATCTCTCTCGCGATCAACGGCGCCGTCCGCCAGTCGTCCGATCTCGACAAGATGATCTGGAGCGTGGCCGAGCAGATCGCAAAACTCTCGGAAGCCTTCGAACTGAAGGCCGGCGACATCATCTATTCCGGCACGCCGGAAAATGTCGGACCGGTCGTCAAGGGCGACGTGCTGCTCTGCAAGCTCGACGGCTTGCCGGACATGTCGATCAAGATCGCATAGGCCGCGTTCGGCGGCCGTTCTTCACTTAGAGTGCTACCCCACCATGTCCGCATATTCCGGATGCTTGCGCAGATAGTCGACGACAAAACCGCACCCCGCGATCACCTTGTGGCCGTCGGCGCGGATCAGCGCCAGCGCGCCCTTGACCAGCTCTGAGGCAATGCCGCGGCCGCGCAAGGCGCGCGGCGTCTCGGTATGCGTGATAATGACGGCCGAAGGCGCCAGGCGATAATTGGCGAAGGCCACATCACCTTCGACGTCCAGCTCGAAACGGCTCAGTGCCTTGTTGTCGCGAACGGCTGCCATGGATGAGGCTCAGCTTGTCAGAAGGAGGTCGGCATATTCGGCGTGCTTGCCGATATAGGCTTTGACGAAGGGGCATTGCGCGATGACCTTCAAGCCGTCGGCGCGCACCTGATCCAGCGCCCCCTTCACCAACGCCGAGCCGACGCCTTTGCCACCGAGCTCCGGCGGCACCTCGGTGTGGATGAAGGTGATGACACCATCGGCTATGCTGTAATAGGTCGCGGCGAGGTGGCCTTCGACCGTCAGCTCGTAGCGATGGTGCGCCTTGTTGTTGATAACGTCTGTCATGGAATTTTCTGTTCCCCGCATTTTACAGATCGCGCGCCACCTTAACAAACCGGCCCGAATCTGCTTCAAGCTCGCGTCCGCAATCGAACTTAGCTCAAAGGAATAGCTCATGAAACTAATTCTCTCGCTGATCGGCGTTGTCCTTTTGATTGTTGCCGCGGTTTATTTCCTGCTGCCGGCGGATCAGTTGCCGAGTTTCATGCCGGGTCATGAGGCCGGAGTGGCGCGCGTGCATACCAAGCACGGCATCGTGGCCGGTGTGGCCGGGATTGTGCTGCTGGTCGCCGGCTGGTGGTTCGGTCGCAGATGAGGGCGCTCAGCGTGATTTTCAGTGTTCGTCATGGCCGGGCTTGACCCGGCCATCCACGTCTTGGCCTTGGCGGAGAATAGGAAGACGTGGATGCCCGGCACAAGGCCGGGCATGACGAGCTTCGACGAGATCGCTCTGTTCTCCATTTTCAAATTTCATACAGCCACGCCTTCGCGTTGCCGCGGCGCTGGTTGCGTCCGGATGATGCGAAGACAGACCCTCGAAAAACAGAGGGCGCAGGAAACGCCGGGTGCCGACCGCACCCGCAGCCTCGCGTGCAAAAATGAAAGCACACGAGCAAGTCACCACAGGCAAGCCGGATCATCCGGCGTTTCCTGCGCAACGGTTTTAACGGCTGCTTCGTGCTCTCCCCGGTGATCGGGCTTTCTTGTCACCGTCCCTAGCGTAATGCGAAGCATTATCGCCAAGTTGATATCGGCGTCGAGATATCAGGACCACACGACTTCGCCGTCCGCATTCCCATCACTCGTCAGTTGATGAGCCTGCGTCCATCGCATCCCGCGCTCAACGTTCGTGACGATCGCGATACGTCCCTCCTGGTGGAGACGGGATGTGTTGGATTCTGCCAGTGATTTGTGGTTGTGAACAATCGCGGAGCGCCGCGACAGATTGGCACGACGGGCAAATCACCCCGCATATTTCGCAAAGGTGTCAACACACATTCAACTGAATCCGCCGCAGTTGATTGAGCGTGCCGCAGCGACGACGTCGCGACGCCGCAACCGTTTCCAGTTTTCGACTCAATTTCGCCCGCCGACTCAAATCCAGTCGGTCCCATCGACGGTGCGCGAACAGGGGCGATTCGCGCGGCTTTATCTGCCACGCCCCGTTAGTTGAAGGTGGAGGCGAGCAGGTGTCATGGATGCAGTAGCGCGGACCAGACCCAAGCCCATTCGCCTGCGAGGGCGATCTTATGTCGCTTTTGTGTTTTACCCCATTGTTCCCATCATCGAGTGGCTTGAAGAGATCGACGTCACGCTGCGCCAATCGCCCGGCTTCTTCGCCGGCAAGCCGGTGGTACTGGATCTCTCCGCGGTCGATCTGAGCCAGAACGCGATTGCGCAACTGGTCTCGAATCTCGAGCAGCGCGAGCTTCGCGTTCTCGGCATCGAGGGCGTCGACGCCTCGCGGCTTTCGGCCAGCATGCCGCCCCTGCTGATCGGCGGCCGACACTGCGCGATCGGGCAGGAACAGCCCAAGAAGCCAGAGGCGAAGAAGGCCGCCTCGCTGCTGCTCGACAGCCAGGTTCGCTCCGGCCAGTCGATCGTGTTTCCGGATGGCGATATCACGATCGTGGGGTCGGTCTCGTCCGGCGCCGAAATCGTCGCCGGCGGCTCCATCCACATTTACGGAACACTCCGCGGCCGCGCCATGGCCGGGATCAACGGTAATTTGAGCGCGCGTATCTACTGCCAGAAGATCGAAGCCGAGCTTCTGGCAATCGACGGATATTATCGGACTGCGGAAGAAATCGACGCCGCTGCCTATCACGGGCCGACACAGGTCTGGCTCGAAGGCGACGTTGTGCAAATCACCCCTTTGAATTCGTGAATGGATTAGTGGATTGGGAGATCAAAGAATGGCCAAAGTACTGGTCGTGACATCGGGCAAGGGCGGCGTCGGCAAAACAACCACCACCGCCGCACTCGGGGCGACGCTCGCGCAGATGGGAGAAAAGGTCGTCGTCGTCGATTTCGACGTCGGTCTGCGTAATCTCGATCTCATCCTCGGCGCCGAGCGGCGTGTGGTGTTCGACTTCATCAACGTGGTGCAGGGCATCGCCAATCTTTCGCAGGCGCTCATTCGCGACAAGCGGCTGGAGAATTTGTGGCTGCTGCCGGCCTCGCAAACCCGCGACAAGGATGCATTGACCGACGAGGGCGTCGGCAAGATCATCGCGGAGTTGCGGGAGAAGTTCGACTGGATCATTTGCGACAGCCCGGCCGGCATCGAGCGTGGCGCCATGCTGGCGATGCGCTACGCGGACGAGGCGATCGTCGTCACCAATCCCGAGGTGTCCTCGGTGCGCGATTCCGACCGCATCATCGGCATGCTCGATTCCAAGACCGTGCGGGCCGAAAAGGGCGAGCAGGTGCAGAAGCATCTCCTGATCACCCGGTTCGACCCGGCGCGCGCGGCACGCGGCGAGATGCTTTCGATCGAGGACGTGCTGGACATTCTGGCCACGCCCTTGATGGGCATCATCCCGGAAAGCCAGGACGTCCTGCGCGCCTCCAACGTCGGCTCACCGGTGACGCTGAACGACGCCACGAGCGCGCCAGCCCGCGCCTATATCGACGCGGCTCGCCGCCTGAAGGGCGAGACCGTCGCGATGACGGTGCCGGAGGCGCGAAAGGGCCTGATGGATCGTCTGCTTGGACGGAGGGCTGCATGATGGGTCTGCGGCTGTTCGGCGGTGGCCGCGCTGCCCGCGCTGTCCCCGTTACTCAAGTGGCCAGCGCTCCCGTCGCGCGGGAGCGCTTGCAGATTCTGCTGGCGCATGAGCGCGGGCTGCGCGGTCAGCACGATTTGCTGGAATTGCTCAGGGCGGAGATTCTGGCGGTGGTCTCGCGCCACGTCACGTTCGACCCGGAAAAGCTCCAGATCAAGATGGACCGCGGCCTCCATGTTTCGCTGCTGGAAATCGATATCGAGGTGCCCAATACCAGCGAGGGACGGGCGGCGGCGGTTGCCTAATGCTGATCGGATCAGAGCGCGCCGAGCGTCTTGAGTTCGGATCGGGCGCTTTCGAAATGGATCAGGTCCTTCTGGCACCCCGCGGCCACCGGCTTGAACAGGCGCGCGGCGTCATCTTTCTTGCCCTGTTGCAGCAAGTACTCTCCGGCGTAGAAGTTGGCCGCGCACATCCGGGCCGCGCGGACTTCGGCATTGGGGTTGTCGGCGGCGGCGAATAGCGCCTCCGGCGTCAACTGGCCGAGATACAAACGAACGACCGGTGCGGGCCAGATCGTCATGTCAAACTGTGCGGCCGCTTGCGACAGCCGGCTGTTGACCTTGCTGCGCGTGTTGGCGATCTCGAGCCAGAGCGCCGGATAGATGTTCTTCGGCATCATGTCGGCAGCCTGGTTGAGATCGGCCAGCGCCGCCGGCA comes from the Bradyrhizobium erythrophlei genome and includes:
- the minD gene encoding septum site-determining protein MinD, with amino-acid sequence MAKVLVVTSGKGGVGKTTTTAALGATLAQMGEKVVVVDFDVGLRNLDLILGAERRVVFDFINVVQGIANLSQALIRDKRLENLWLLPASQTRDKDALTDEGVGKIIAELREKFDWIICDSPAGIERGAMLAMRYADEAIVVTNPEVSSVRDSDRIIGMLDSKTVRAEKGEQVQKHLLITRFDPARAARGEMLSIEDVLDILATPLMGIIPESQDVLRASNVGSPVTLNDATSAPARAYIDAARRLKGETVAMTVPEARKGLMDRLLGRRAA
- the minE gene encoding cell division topological specificity factor MinE produces the protein MGLRLFGGGRAARAVPVTQVASAPVARERLQILLAHERGLRGQHDLLELLRAEILAVVSRHVTFDPEKLQIKMDRGLHVSLLEIDIEVPNTSEGRAAAVA
- a CDS encoding GNAT family N-acetyltransferase → MAAVRDNKALSRFELDVEGDVAFANYRLAPSAVIITHTETPRALRGRGIASELVKGALALIRADGHKVIAGCGFVVDYLRKHPEYADMVG
- a CDS encoding DUF2189 domain-containing protein gives rise to the protein MATPYQGNAPSQGNAPSLAQPAQDTTGPVIRRIGMSDLHDALRRGWEDFKEVPSHAIILCVIYPVLGLGLARAVMGYSVLPLLFPLAAGFALLGPFAALGLYELSRRRELGMNASAWDALDVFSSPSFGAMLGVGTLLLALFVVWIAVAQAIYVATFGYEGVAGISDFARRVLTTPQGWWLIVVGCGVGFLFALVALCISVVSFPLMLDRHASAGEAMVTSLRVVAANPMTMAAWGLIVAALLVAGSIPLFLGLAVVVPLLGHATWHLYRKVIAPDPNLRPVTPRPPREKRPAADFPANLFPWRRKDGA
- the minC gene encoding septum site-determining protein MinC, with product MDAVARTRPKPIRLRGRSYVAFVFYPIVPIIEWLEEIDVTLRQSPGFFAGKPVVLDLSAVDLSQNAIAQLVSNLEQRELRVLGIEGVDASRLSASMPPLLIGGRHCAIGQEQPKKPEAKKAASLLLDSQVRSGQSIVFPDGDITIVGSVSSGAEIVAGGSIHIYGTLRGRAMAGINGNLSARIYCQKIEAELLAIDGYYRTAEEIDAAAYHGPTQVWLEGDVVQITPLNS
- a CDS encoding DUF3597 domain-containing protein, whose product is MSIFGKIMSAIFGTSASATPASGGATATASGGGAASSASASATPAATVDVAPILDKAVAAKHEKLEWRTSIVDLMKALDIDSSLSARKDLAHELGYTGDTNDSATMNIWLHKQVMAKLAANGGKLPSDVKW
- a CDS encoding fumarylacetoacetate hydrolase family protein, yielding MDTVDRRTLLTTGALALAGTTAASRSADAQSGPKPVFDVPAVTIPIAGEKEVFPVRRIYCIGRNYAAHAIERGSDPTREPPFFFQKPTDAIQFVAPGAVADHPYPSLTKNYHHEVELVAALKSGGTNIAPEKALEHVYGYALGLDMTRRDLQNGMAAEKKPWEIGKSFDHAAVIGPIHPVSKTGHFTKGAISLAINGAVRQSSDLDKMIWSVAEQIAKLSEAFELKAGDIIYSGTPENVGPVVKGDVLLCKLDGLPDMSIKIA
- a CDS encoding GNAT family N-acetyltransferase — encoded protein: MTDVINNKAHHRYELTVEGHLAATYYSIADGVITFIHTEVPPELGGKGVGSALVKGALDQVRADGLKVIAQCPFVKAYIGKHAEYADLLLTS